In Panicum virgatum strain AP13 chromosome 5K, P.virgatum_v5, whole genome shotgun sequence, the genomic window ATTTGATACACTGTATTCCAGTATATTTGGAAGCATGGACTGTTTCATCCAGGATTTCGCCAGTGAATTGAACTTTGATGGAGACGAAAGATGACAAAATGCATCAGAGTTGTAGAATGCGTATGAGCACTGTTTGACAGCAAGGCCTCAAGCTAGATAACAGAGAGCGTATTTAGTATTGGCGATGTGCAACGACATTCAGAAGCTATGAAGATGCCTGCAGGCTGCCGagaggtaaaaaaaaagagagagagtaaGTCATGTGGTAAATCATGGTAATTTAGGCTATCCACAACGGCAAAAGTAAATTTGCTCCTCCTCGTTTTCCGCGCCCCTTCACATATATCTATAGTgcgtctacagtgccaaacagtacattTGATCCTTCATTTGGTTTCTTCACTGTGGACGGTCTTACACCACTACTAAAGCAAGCTATAGGCAATCTGCTATGGTCATGTGGCAAATCATTGGCGCCTCGATTCATCATATATAAATGAACCGCGTCCTGAATCTTCGCCGCTCGATCGATGGCACGTCAACACCTAATCCCGGCGCTCATTATTGCCTTGGCGGTAGCAAGGAAAGTTTAAGGCAGCCTAACACAGTAGCTGCTCCGTAAGCCTGACGAATACCTGACAGTCGCATCTTCAGGAAGTAGACCTGACGGCACGAGCTTAGCTGTTCTGGTGCTGGTGGCGGGTGCGAgtgtggtgtgagagaaaaataatatTAACTGATGGGTGATGGAGACTGGTGTTGGAACTatgtgaaagaaaaatattgttggctggtTGGAGGAACCAAACAGCGAACAGAGTGTTTTTCTTCAGATTTGGGGCTCTATTTAGTTGcctttaaaattccaaaatcTTATAAGATTTCTCATTATATCAAATCTtttaacgcatgcatgaagtattaaatgtaactaaataaaataactaattatacagtttatctataatttgctagacgaatcttttgagcctaattaactcATGACGGagtaataattaccaaatactcCATCTATCCCATAATATAAGCATTTTTAGGTTTAGCCAAAGTCAAACTTGTTCAACTTTGACCATCATACGACTGCGAGCTTAAGTGGCTATAAAGTCAAGGATGCCTGCTAAGGCTCTCCGCACTCTCATACTCCAAATTCACTCTCTAAACAGAATATTCCGTCctggtcatcaagattctcaactctatattcagtttctcCGCACCCATCTATTCTCTATATCTcatctctataccaactaccacatgtgggacccacacctcagaatttttttccttttttctcccccttcctcccttctcctcttccacgccgcgcctcctctctccctctcccctcggCACCCTCCCTCCGGcggggacgcggcggaggcacgGGCGGGGGCGTGGCCATGGCGCCGCTCATCCCTCGCGGGTGGAGGCACGGcgaggcgcggccgcggcccctgCTCGGCGGGCTGGACGGACGGACGCAGCGGGGAGAGGCGCTACACaggagctccggcgagcaggCGAGGGTGGCCCTCCCCATGTCGGCGAGACTGgcgccctctcctcctccctctcccgcgGGACGGCGAGGCGCGCGCAGAGCGGCGGCATGCCCGCGGGGTGGCGGGCGTGCGAGGTGCGGCGGCGTACCcgcggggcggtggcggcggcaacaGCAACAGCTTCGGAGCGGCGGTGTGCGGGCTGCTAGCGCGGGGCTCAGAGGTGGGCGGAGACGGGCGgggcggaggccatggcgccgggcgAGGAGCTCGGTTGCCGCCATCGCGGCCGCGACAATGGCGAAGCCGATGCTCGCGCCGAGGAGCTCGACGGCCACGCTCGAGCTGTGGCTCAAgctcgcctcgccgcggccttgctgctgctcgccacgccggccctcctctgctcgcccggcggcggctgcagacgggcgtgcgcgcgtgcgGGCCGGCAACAGCTGCGAGCGGTCTGTGCGAGCCGGCGGGGCTGGCGGCCGGCGCCCCTCGTCCCCCCTCTTGCATCCCgcgcccctccttcctcccccttcctcgccggcggggagggCGGCGTGGTGCGCGCAGGAGGGCCTCCAACGGGCCTCCTCTTGtctctctcgccgccggcgggctggacggcgcgggcgcgcggatGCCCCtccctcggcggccatggcgccgtgCCAAGCTCGCCTGTCTCCCTCTCTCCGGCGGCGCTCgcccccctcccttcctctccgGCTGTGCACGAGCTCTGGCGCCGCGAGGGCTCgagctcggtggcggcggccaaggCCAGCGAGGGCTGGAGCTCCGCGCGGCCAAAGCGGCGGGActacggcctgcgcggcgggggGCAGCACTTTGCACGGTGGCGGaggccccttccccttcccctgctcccgcggcggggcgggcggagcggaggaGGGCGTGGATGCGGCGCTGCGCGGAGCAtgacggcggcgctgcgcgtcgCGGAGGAGGGCGGGGTGGGGCGCTGCACCGAGcatggcggcggccacggcacggcggggcggacgcgccGCGACGAGGCTGCCGCGGGCGGGCGGACGCGACAAGGAAGGGGCAAGTGCGGCGGCCCGCATTCGACCCGCCCTGCATGCGCGGTGGCCGCCGGAGGTGGAGGACCCCACGGCGAggccccctcctcccttgcGCCAGCGCATTctcctcctcgcggcggcggacgcctctcccccctccccctctctctcggcgTGAGGCCGTTGGACGGTGCGGGACCCGTGCCATGGTGGCGGCGTAGCGCGCGGCCACTATCTGCGCTCGATTTGTAGAATGGAGGGCCATCCGGAATCGTTGCGTGCTCGATACAGAGCCCCGCTGCGGCGGTTTGGTCCGGTATCGGATACAGAGCCCCGCTGCGGGCAGCCTAATCCTACGACTGCGAGTGAGAAGCGGCCCCACCGCTGAGATCAGTCAGGTTCCGCAGAAAGCCGCTTTCTGCGCGCGGGCACTGCTGGTCGCCGGTGAACATCGACGTGAACCGGGTGCCTGTTTCGGGAAAGCATTCTCATCCCCTTCCCTGACGTCGTCGGAGAAGATTGGGCGCCGGCCGCTCCTCCCCGCGTCGCCGGTCAGCCGGACGACAGGTATCACTGTCAGTACTCAGTATCATCAGCACTGCAAAGAAGCAGACACCGGAAGCAAAGCCGGTGCTGCCAGATTCTGCAGCTATTCACCTACTCAAGTGTCCGACATATCTGGAGCAGCGTCGTGTCATCCACAAGTTGCAATCCAAACAATAGGAGGGACCGTCCAAAGTAATGGCATCAACTGCCGTCGAAGCAAGagcctttttaaaaaaaaaaaagagaggaaaattCAATTCACGTCAACCCGTCATTGACTCATGGGCCTCCAGCATCTCCTAGGAGCTGATCTGGCCCATATAATAACCGGGCCGAATGTCCGATTGCGGACACAACTTATCAGTTACTTGGGCCGGCATACATATGGTTAGCCCAGTTTGTGATCAGTTTGTACGACTTATTTTGGCACGATCAGTTACAGCCCAATGCGCACAGGACAGCTTCGGGCTGTGGGTTTTCCTTTTCCGAGAGCACTTCTGTGCTGTTGTGCACTGCACATAACCGCGCGTCCATTCCCCTCAAAAAAATGCGCGTCCATCAGCATTCCAACTAAACATTTTGCTTATTTTTTATCTTAATTATCTCAACTGTTCTTCTCAACATTACCGTACCataagtaaataaaaataaaaataaactaaatagtAGATATCAAGAAGACAGCGTGCGGTTAGGAGCAGTCTAGCAGTATCATCCATCTATACTCTAGAGTAAGATTAGAGTGGTTATTTTGAAACCAACAAGCATTCATGCTTCTCCTATCTGTAGGCCATAGCTACATGTATTGTTACTTTAAATGGTTTATGTTCTCTTTTATTACTACAAAAATCCGCCAACTCCTCGTAAATAGCTATGTAATTCCCTAAGTTTACAAAGTTCAAACTATAATTCAACTGAAACACATGGAAAGGCAACGTGAAGCACTTCTATGTACAATGTTGTCCTCTACTTTTATAACAAAGAACTTAAAatcttatctatgccatacaaTGATTTGTTACATATGGTGCAAAATGAAAATATTATTATTCTACCAATGGCTTACTCCAATATTCAATTCAAAATTTACGATTCAACCAAGTAATAGTTTACGCGACACCAACTAACATGTGAACGCGCCGCTGTAAAAGGGGCGCGTCCGCATGCGAATATCTAATCATTTCTTTCATTTATCAAGATGGTTTTTTCGGGTAGTGCGCTTCCACAGCGATCCTCACTTCGCAACTTGACACTTGTTGTCGTACGATATTATACTTCACGGAACATCTTTCTATAGGATATACAGATAAATAGACTGCGTATGATGTCCGACACAAAACGGCTttgcgatggaggaacacatcCTCCTGAGAGGTCCAGACTACCGCTCTAGAACAATTCTTCAAGCCATGGTCCCTACGAGAGCTTGACCTTTATTGTGAATTGCAAACTATACCTAACTTGCTATGCCTTTTGATTTCACCGATCCAACTTTTTTGTTGTGCCGTTGGGTCACTTGAATTTTATAGTACGGACCCATCATAGGACACTGCACAGACACACCTCCTGTCCACACCTGAGAGCAATCAAAAGACCCAATTACTCGGGATGTGTCGGCTCTCTTTACCCAAAAGGATGCCGCAAACAGGAGCAGATGGGCCATCCTTGCTCGTTTCAGTgttatcctcttcttcctccaaaaCATTCACAGGATAGCTATGCATGCCATCATAGGGCGCGGAAAGCGAGCTAGCTTAGGCCCAGAAATTTGTTTTGGCGTGTCTACACAGTGTAAAACAGGAATAAACGATTCGTGTGATTATTTGCAACTGACAAAACCAGAATGAGGGGTTTATTGGACACCTTTAACACACCCTCGAGCTCGTCTTCCTCCAAAACGTTCGTTCACACGGATCACGGACACTAGACGCATTACAGCAGATCGAGATCGAGATCCAAACAtggacaagaaaaaaaaaaggagcacGACTCCATGACACGCAGGGAGAGCTTCTTGCAATCTCATCTATCGCGTCAGAGGTGAGAAGAGCGTTGATGATTCTGCAAGAACAGTACACGTCAGCGTTAATTTTTACCTTGCTGCTCGTCGCCCCTGAAGATCGATAGCTCAGCCCTCACGTCGATctggatgccgccgccgccgctgttgaGCGCGGCCGCGAGCTCCTCGCTCTCCCGGTACCTCTGCAGGTACCTGCGCATGGCGTTGGCGTAGTGATCGAGGCCGAGGCTTCTCATGGCATGGCAGATGTCGTCGCCGTTGATCGTCTTCCGCCTCTCCCGGCGGCACCGCTCGGAGGCCTCGCCGGTGACGAAGCCGATGAACTCCGTGGCGCACTCCTGGATGGTCTCCTTGGCGTGCTTTGATATCTTAGCCTGCGGCGGGAGGACATCCTTCATGATCCGCCCGACGTTGGCGATCGGCAGGAGGTTGTCGTGCCCAGCCCTACTGTTGTCATCCCTTGAAAGGTTTTGGGGTTGGGGTTGTCCCTGTTGGGCGAAGCCGGTGAAATCGAAATTCTCGCTCATCTTGATATGGTAAGGTGTGAATATGATCTACTTTGCGATATGCTATATAGCTTCGCTCTTGTATTGGATACAAACCGTCTTCTCAATACTCTCGCCGATTTTGAAGAGAGGGATAGTAGTCCTATTTATGCACATAGATGTGCAGAGGGTTTTCGCCTTACTCATTGAACTTTCTCGATCCTCTCAAAAAGCATATAATGCTATATCGAGGTGTAGAGTAACTGGAGTTGTCTGCCGCACCACGCGTGTTGATGATTCGGTAACTCAAAAGCAAAATGTATGGCTCTGCATTTTATTCGTCTCTCCATTGTTAAATATTCAACTTGCTGGGAAAATATCAGCTTTATCATTTTACCCGACAACCCTTCCGTAGAtacaaattattattattttgttgaaaAGAGATGGATTTGGTAGTTGATGGACAAAGGGCTTCTGATGGTATGTTGTAACTTTGATTGAAACTTCACAAGGTACGGTGTTGGTCATCATATACCTAGTACATCAGTCCTAGATAGGTTTTCATCGATATACAATCGCATGTACATTCAGGTTTCAGATAGTACTACAGATAGACACCCAAGACATCCGGCCGTGAGACGAAATACGTGAAAGCTGATGCTAGGGGTTGCCAACTTTATGCGAGAGCGAGGAGGACACCACACCCcagtaggaggaggaggccggaagAATAACCTTTTGGGCGGCTGCTGCTAGTTGCAAATAGCCTAGGGCGACCATGCAGCTGGCGCGGCCATCCAATCCAATGGGTGGCCCTTCTTTTGCACGGGGCCGGTGCTGACTGGTGGGGCGGCCCTCGCATGGCGACGATGATGGCGTCCAGCGCCGCGGCACGTGGCCGTGGATCCAGGCGGATCAACGTTGAGGCGAGAGCGCACACCACTGCACTGTTCTCCCGCGGAGCCACAGTACGACAAGTCGCCGTGTAGTGTAGCTAGGCCACTTGATCATACTACAAGCAAAAGGCTACGAATTTTGCAGCTtttctgtctctctctctctcacacacacaccaaaAGGAGAAGACGATGGAGCGACGCTGCAGGAGCTGGGGGTAGCCAATTaggacccaaaaaaaaaacagagtagTAGTTCATCTTTTgatgcatctgctgctgctaccTGCTGAACTAGATGTTCCCTAGGAACCTCCCCATTGGATGGAACCATCCTTGAATACTTTAACTAAATTTTGCTACCATTTCTCTCGGAATCCAAAGGGTTAAAAAATAGCCCTATATatagaatcttactatttaccgtagactactccctccattcacgtATGATAGTTTTATTTGTGATGGCTATAGTaaccaaaatgaaaaaaaaacttatttaTCAATCCTAGCAGGGATGTCAATGGGTATCCGAAATCTGATGGGTTTTATTCCATTAGGGCATGGGTTTGAATCAACTTTTAGACTTGTGGGTTTGTTAATGGGCACAAATTAAGTCCTATCTGTTGGATTTATGGTCACGGGTTTGTTCCAACAATACCCAGACTCGTAAACCCATGGTTTTTTTAAACTCGATCCAACCCAATGCAATTGTTAATTTATTTatgattttttaataaatttaacaTCCCTTCTCCCTCACTTCTTATTTTGATGAACTTTCAATGTTTTGGTGGTGGGTAGGGGTGTTGTTGCTTTGCAGTTATAGTGTTTGTATATGCATATAATGGATTGGTAGCTTTGTGTTGGTGTTATGATCATTGAATATAAAACttgatatttatatttttatgttttCTACTAATTTTTAGCGAACACAATAGACTTCTTGTTCATCATGTACTTCGGTATGCTATAAATTTGATGCTTATTATATTAAACTTATTTATTATGATAAAACTAGTATAATAAACTGTAAACCCACGGGCCACCCGTGGGTACCCGCTAACCCGATGGGTACGGGTTTGGGTACAAATTTAAACCCGTGGTGGGTAGTGGGTTTTCTAACGGGTTTGTATTGTATTCGCGGGCACGAATTTGGGCAAGCAAAACCCAGCGGGTTtagacccgttgccatccctaatcCTATGTATCCCGTCATTATTTACCTAGtgaaaagaagtgatatttaaTGATTAAACCTCATGAAAACAAATGATCTTTAGTGCCCCTCCTACATGCAACCAGTTTTTATCATATTACGTCATTTTTTAGGCATAAATTTACTCCTACACAGTTAATGTGTGTTGGGCTCAAGAGGCAATAGGTGGGTGTGCTAAAAAAAGACTATCAATCTTGAAATTTTCAGATTTTGAAATAAGACTATCATCTGTGAATTGAGGGAGTATTTAATAAAGTATATGTACAAAACTACTTGCAAAACCCTTGGACTATTTcacaagatgaatctaacgagATATATTAATCCATGATAAGTGGATGATTGTTGtggcatcactgttgcaaatcatgaattaattagagtCATTAGATTTCGTCTCGCAAAATAGCCTAGAGGTTATGGAATAGATTTTATCTGTAATCTacgtttaatacttctaaatatcgAGAACCCAGAGAGCTATTTTTTATCCTTCAGAATCCAAGCAGGGCCATAGTAAGATTCCTCTTATATGCTCATGCTCCTACCTGGTGAAAGAGGCTCtcaatttatttcaaaaaaaaaacaggctcTCAAGTCTCAAAACCTTGTGTAGTTGTGTAATATATTGCTGCCAACTAGACAGATCATATGGTACTAGCTTAATTAGTTATTAAACACTTGACATTTTGTCTAAGTGATTCTGctcctttttaaaaaaaagaaaagaaaagaaaagaaaagaaaaaagtggTGGTCCTGCCCCTTGTTtgggagcaaaaaaaaaattcatagctGGGGACGGCATCAATTAATGCCTCAAAAATATTCTGACGAGGAGAGGGCCGAAAGTAGTTCGAATGGTCTACTCTATCTCTAAGTTGGTTTGACAAGTCGATCATCAGCAGCAATTATATGCGACAAGCCAATGTGTTGTCCTACTGATTAAATTAAGCAATTTACTAGTACTAGAGTCTTCCTGAATCGTGATCATTATCTTAGCAGTCACAACGTCCCATTTCACAATTATTGATTCTTTTGCACTCAAATGATTGCGCAAATAATAAcctcaaagttttttttaaataattcaTTATTCTCAAAAAAAATGGTGGCCTAGTACAATTTGTGGAAGGATTATATATATAGAGTAAAATATCCAATTAGTGTTGTACATACAGAAAAATAAGAGCATGTTGGTGTACTATGAAACTTGCAATATAAGGGGTACTCCATGATTTAATTCAAATAACTCCTTATTATGCCTCTTTGGATTGTAAAATTATCATAGCAATTTTTGAAGGTTATCTAACTTGGGAATTTTCCCTACAAGGGTCATTATTATTAAGTTTAGGATAAAGGAATGGAGTTGTTGAAAAATTCTGTTGAGTTATGTCTTGTTTCGTATAGGATTTTTGGAGGATTTCTAAAATAAATCCCAACCTCATAGAAAAGTTTCCTTTGCAGCTACCTCTCCCATCTGATTaccgtttttttttctccatttgCTCCATCCAGAAGACCATTCTTGCCGTTCTCCTATGCTCAGGGGCGGATCTACAGGGGGGGCTGAgggggctcgagcccccctACCCCCTACGGAGCAGTGGATCCCCCCCTGAGCCCCCCCTTGATTTTTCTCGCCATTGTTGCAAGGTAGGAGGAGCTGAGATGCCGTTCTGAGGTTGAAGACGACCCTCCAGCCCCCTCTACTTTAGAAtcctggcttcgcccctgcctATGCTCTCTTTGTTGCATTGAAGTTACGTTGATATGTTATTTCAATCCTACATTTCTTCTATTCATGTGTCATTAATCCCGTTGTGTTCCAAATGGTCGGGGTCCAAACAAATTCAAAGGACCACTACCATGCATTTTTTTTGCACACAGGAACTTATCATTAACATACACTATTTTAGAGACCGTGCAGGCTCTACGTCACCCGTTATGTTTGTACAAATGACATCACCATCCTCTCGGATATATGTAATAAGTATTATTTGGCTACATCTTAGCCACTAATTCAATCCGTCTGGTTCTAGTAGAACGTTGTACAATTGTATTCAAATGATTGTTTGGAAGCAGGTGGTACGACTACGATGAAACTTGGGAAGTAGCAAGAACACTCTGCACCCTCCTAAATTCTCttattcatgcatgcatgtcttgACAAATTATGTGCATTTAAAATACCACTAAGTGTATGGTATGATTAGTCCGTTCGAATATCATATCTCCAATAGATTCGACCAAAAGCATCTCGCAAATGTGAAGTGCCAAAATATGTAAGGCCTTTGAAAGGTCAACTCGTTCTTGATAGTTCAATTATTTCAACAATTGTACTTAATTATTAAGTAACATGGTCAATGAGATCAAGACGAGAAAACTAAACCGAAagaagcaaaacaaaatgaGGATAATTTAACTATAGAAAGTAGGAGAGACTTTCTATATTGCAAACGTCTAAACGAttcttctaaaaaaaaaaggcaatttCTATCTCGTTCATCAAGCCACTCATTTAGATTTACAGGAGTTTTGCAACTGGTTTGTGTGTTTTCGTATGATTGGAGTATGCCATTTATTATGTCAGTGGTTAATGGAACATCAATTTCTGTGTCCTATGAACATTTAATACAAGACTGCACCACCAGATGATGAGTATATACTCCATATAACTACCGCATGCATATACTCAAAATTAAAGTTTCTGGTTACTTCTTTTTACTACCTAGCATAGGATCCAAATGAGAAAAAATTAAAACTTAAAAAAATCGAGATAGATGCATCATGTATAAAAATGCTCTCAGCTTCAGTCTAAACAGAAGAATGCATGTGCAAACAATTATCTGTTCATAGAAGCATGCATACTATAGCTAGAAATTATCACCAAGACTGAGTAATATATATGCACTCTAATAATTAACATGAATGAATGAGTCTTGTATTGTAGCAAGAATCAACCATATATATACTGGTGTAGTGGTGTTTCGATATATAATGATAGATTTTTGCAAGAACCAGCGAGCACTAAGCTAGCTACTTAATCACACCGTGTTACTGACTTACTGTCTACTACTAGGTCGTCGTTGCTCATCCTAGCTAATAATAAGGTTTAGAATGAGTCTTGTTTGGAGCAAGAATCAACGAACCATTAGTAAGACTTAGAATAATAATAATCTTGATTACTAGCTAATAAGATGATTTATATATATGCCTGATATATGTGAGCTAGCTAGCAGCTAGATGGATCATCGAAATAACCTGCCGACTGAACCAATAATCAATATATATAATGACTGCACAAGAAAGAATTACGAGCCAATCAAGATCGAGCAGCAGCATCAATAACTTTTGAATCTAGAATATATCATTATTCTTACCGGCGGGCTACAAAAATCAACTGAAATTAATTAAGCTACATACGTAAAAATGTGCAGACTAGCTAGCAGCTAGAGACAGTGCAAATTAACATTGTGATCGATGCCAATGAAATCAGACcgaatcgatcgatcgatcacgtgcagtgcagtgcagtaACATACACCTCCGGTATGATCCGGTAGGTCTCAGCTAGCTCCATGCATCTTCACCCACATCATATAAGTATATACTAGCTAAGCTAGCTAGCCTGTTCCTCCCTTGTGGTATATATTCCCATCGATCTAAATACGCACGCTGCTGCCTACCTCAACATCACATCGATCAGTATGTAGCAGCCATTCATCTCGATCGATAATCCCCACCTTGTTCATCAACAATAATAATACTCTagctgctagctagctactgCTGCTGCGACACTACCattaataattaattaatgagGAATAATATAATTAAGCTGGTCGTTGCTATATGGAGTGGTATGAGCTTGATTGGGGCTTGGATACGCCATGCTGGACGCCTCACCTCTCCACCAAAAATGAGTAGAAAGAAATCGATGACAAGaaagagcagcagctagcaagcTAATTAAGAGATGGAGGATGGATTAAAACTTAAAAGGGCCTGGAGGCGGAGCTGTTGTTATTATCGCTcctgtccacggcggcgccgaacATGAAATGACCGGTGCTGGGTCCTGCCGCCCCGGCGTCGGGGCCGGCCGAGGTGGAGCCCCCGCCCccgcgggaggaggcggcggcggcggcgcggtcgccCTCGAGCTCGCGGTACTTGTGGAGGTGCCTGCGCATGGGGTCGACGTAGTCGTCGAAGCCGAGGGCGCCGAAGGCCCAGCAGACGTCGTCGCCGTTGACGGTCTTGCGCTTCTCCTTGTGGCACTTGTCGGAGGCCTCCCCGGTGACGAAGCTGATGAACTCGGAGACGCACTCCTGCATGGTCTCCTTGGCCTCCTTGGAGATCTTGGCGTTGGGCGGCAGGATCTGCTTCATGATGCGGCCGACGTTGGCGATGGGCAGCAGCCGGTCCTGCTCCTTgatctccgcctccgcccccgcccccggcgGCTGCTGGCCGTGGTGGTCGGCCGCCATATggatgccgccgccgtgcgcgcgctcGCTGGCTGGCTTTATTCCCGGCCAGGCGcggcgctctctctctctctctctctctcgtgctCGCGTGTTCTTGCTGCTGGCTGTCGCTGTCGCTATAGGCCGCTCAGCTGCTCGCTCCCGGCGGGCTGGCTGCTGGCCCCCCTCTACATACTACTAGTCTCGGCCGCTCGCCCGGTGTGGTGAGTGGTGACGATGGATCGATCGGTCGGTCGGTCGGTCTCTCTGCTGCCTCGCTCTGGTGTTTTATACGGTGGCTCTCTTGTTTTATATATTGGCGTAGAGACAGTTGGACCAGTAGGCGGGCGGCTCGCTTGTGCTTGTGGCCTGGTTGTGCCCACACCCCCACACCCCACCAGGGCCATGTCGCGCGCGCCAGCCTATCGCCCGGGTCGTTGAATTGTCTCCGCGTGCCTGGCTGCTGGGCTAGCTGCCTAGTACTACCACCAGATCGAGCGGCTTGACCGTCCGTACCCGCGGCGGTGCAGTGCCCGCCGGCGGCcgactggagagagagagagagagagcgagagatcGAGGGTATCGATTCGATCTCGTGCCCTGCccggtgtgcgcgcgcgcggcagccACGCTCACGCAGACGGCCAGACGCAGCCATTGCTCGATCAATCACTGGCTGGCCTGGCTCTCCAATCAGGCACAGAACACAGGCATGTGGC contains:
- the LOC120709183 gene encoding nuclear transcription factor Y subunit B-2-like, translated to MAADHHGQQPPGAGAEAEIKEQDRLLPIANVGRIMKQILPPNAKISKEAKETMQECVSEFISFVTGEASDKCHKEKRKTVNGDDVCWAFGALGFDDYVDPMRRHLHKYLCTFLRGRGARAPSAPPVDPAGHDNLLPIANVGRIMKDVLPPQAKISKHAKETIQECATEFIGFVTGEASERCRRERRKTINGDDICHAMRSLGLDHYANAMRRYLQRYRESEELAAALNSGGGGIQIDVRAELSIFRGDEQQGKN